Part of the Clostridium sporogenes genome, GGTAAATCCCTTCTAGACAAATTAGATCACCTAGCAAGAGAAGCTTACTTTTTTAAGAAAGATCCAGAATCAAAACTATATGGTATGGACATGATGTGGTATTTATGGTGTGGTCCTAATTCTCCTCTATTTGGTAAGAAAAAGATGACCACCTTTGAAAGATATTTCTTAGATGATAAGAATACACATAAAGAAGAAAAAAATCCTTATTACAAATATAGAAATGATGAAAAAATGTGCACAATGATATTTCAAGAATTTGAACTAGATGCTGATAATTCGCATATAATAAATGGTCATATTCCTGTGAAAACTAAAGAAGGCGAAAATCCTATAAAAGCTAATGGTAAACTATTAGTTATAGATGGTGGTTTTTGTAAAGCCTATCAGCCACAGACAGGCATTGCAGGATATACATTAATATATAATTCCTATGGATTACTTCTAACCTCTCATGAGCCTTTTAGTTCTATACACAAAGCTATAGTAGAAGGAAATGATATACTATCATCTACTATAATATTAGAACATGTATCCTCACGAAAAAGAGTATTAGATACAGATAGTGGTAATGAAATAAAAAAACAGATACATGATTTAGAAATGCTATTAGTTGCTTACAGAAAAGGTCTTATAAAAGAAGAAAATGAAGTAAATATAAGATTTTAAGTAAATTACAACTTTTATCCGATGACTACCCGCTCTAATACTCCCATCTTCTTCAAAGTGGGAATAAAGAGCGGTTACGTCCCTGGATAACGATTTCTAAGCTTCAATGGGAGTAAAAACTCCTTCTGAAACCAAGAACTCTGTTTATAATATAATAAAAAAGACCGCTTGCTTTTTTATAAAATCAAGTGGTCTTTTATATCTTTATGCTCCGTAAATAACCGATAAAACATTACCTACCTTTTTATTTTATAGTGTATAGTTTTTACATTAATTAAATACTACACTTAATTATAGGTTTTTTCAGTTTATTATTTATAATAAAATTTTTTATACTATCATTTCCTCTGCTTCTGCAACAACATCTAAATAAAATTCTAATTCTTTGCTGTATACATATTTGCTGAAGGCTTCACTTATAGCCTTACTAGATTGTCTATAAAATATAGATGGTGAATTATTAACTGCATAATAGTATTTTCCATCTTTATTGTATATAGGATCAGAGGCTGTAGTATGTCTTGCACCTTCTATAGCTTTCCCAAGATTAGCTGCTGCATCTATAATTAAACAATTTTTCTTTAATTTCATTTGATCTTCTAAAGTTAGTATATGCTTATTAGGATTATCCATTTCTATTCCATTTATTATTATATCAAATTCTTCCAATTCATCTTTTAATTGATTCATAGTTTTTCTATAAAACATTCTTATATCTGGATTAAATTTAGATATTGCTGAAAAAGCACCTTGAGATACATTGCCTGATCCTAATATAGCAACTTTAGTTTCTGAAGTTGGTATGCTTCCATAATTCATAACTGCATGCATAGTAGATGCATAACCTGCTATATAGCTATTTTTTCTTACAAAGTTAGATGGAATCCAATCCATTGGTATTACATAATTTTTATAATAAATTGAAGGATGAATATTATCTAAATCTACTATAATTAAATTTTTAGGTATGCCCTGTTCTTCCATAAATGTCTTTCCTGAGCCCTCTGGATGGGTCCAGCCCACTATAATTTGACCTTCTCTTATATGCTGGTAGTCCTGAGGCTTTAAAACCTTTAATGAAAATACGCCTTCACAAATTTTAAATATATCTTCTCGAGAAGCTATAGTGCAACCTACCTTTACATATTCTTCATCTGAAATTCCTAGAGTTTCACCAAAACCTGTCTCTACAACTAGCTCATTGTTAAAATCCTTAACATGTTCTGGTAATAAAGCAACTCTTTTTTCATTTGGATGGTTTGGTATCAAAAATCCTAATTTCATATATTACCTCCTTTATTCATTTTTACAATAACTATAATATTTAATAATATTTATTATAGTTACAACTTTATGGCATATATAAAGTTGTTAAATATCAATAATATTATACACTATACGGATTTTTGTGTCAAAAATATAAAAAATGTTAAATTTAAACTTAGTACTAGTAGCATTAATATTCAAAATATAGTAAGATGTTATAGGGATACCCTATATAGTACTCATATTTTTAATTATGCATATTAGGAGGAATCATTTATGAAAAATAGTACTGGTCCTTTATATAAAAATATAGCCTTAGATATAGCTAATCGTATAGTTAGGGGAAAATTAAAAAGTGACGAAAAAATAAGTGGTAGATCTACCTTAGCTAGTATGTATAATGTATCTCCTGAAACTATAAGGAGAGCTGTTGCACTATTAGAGGATATGAGTGTGGTAAAATCTACCAAGGGTAGTGGAATAGAAATATTATCTATATCTGCCGCTGAAAAATTTATAGAAAGAAATAAGTCTAATGTATATCTGGCTACAGTTAAAGAAAATATAGAGGATATTCTTCTTAGAAAAAAAAGATTAGATGAAGAATTGCAAGAGAATTTTAATAAGATACTAGACTTAATGGATCGGTTTGAAAACATTTCCCCTTTTACTTTAATAGAAGTAGCTGTTGAGGAGAATTGTAAATTTATCGGCAAAAAAGTTAATGAAGTTAAATTTTGGCAACAAACTGGTACAACTATGGTAGCCTATAGAAGAGGAAAAGAAATTATAATATCTCCTGGTCCAAATTATATATTTACAGAAGGTGATATTATAGTTGTAATAGGAACTCATAATGTTTACAAAAAAGTTTATAACTTCTTATATGAAAAATAAACGTCCTTAATTATTTATACATATAAAATACTATTTTTATTATATTTTGTATTAATAATTAAATTATTATATAAATAATATTTAATATGAACAATTTTTAATGTTAAATATATTAGAAACTTCAAAAAGATTATTTTAAAATAAGTTTAATTTAAATATAGCAAAGATAAAAAATACACTTAATAAAATTATTAAGTGTATTTTTTATCTTTGCAGTATTAAAATTAAATTTTTTTATTTTTAAATTCAATGTTTTTTATTTATATAATTTCTTGTAAAAATTATTTTTTATTATTACTATTTAAAGCTTTGCATAATAAATTTTAAAAAGAGAAAACTAATAAAAAAAAGGAGGAATGAACATGGATTTAACAACTAAAGACATTATTAAAAAGAAAATATTAGATGCTCAAGAAAACGTGAGAGACTATCAAATGTACTCTCATAAAATAGATGATAAAGTTGTAGCTGATCTTTTTGGAGAATTTGCAGAGAATGAAGCTATTCAAGCAAAAAAACTTCGTAATGTATTAGATAAATATGACTCTTATTAAACATAAAATTAAAAAAATTATAACTTAACAGCCTTAAAATATTCATAATTAAAATAAAAAGTACCTTTAGTAAAAATAAACATCTATAAAAATAAAGAATACTAATATTTGTGTCCTAATATCTAAGCTAAGGCACTGATGTCCCCCGTGCTAAATAAACATCCTGTTCCTTTTACACTTATATATTAGTACACAAATGAAGTATTCTAATTATTTTTTGATTTTTTAATATAAATCTTTAAATTTAATAAAAATTAATTTGCATATCTATTTTAAAAAATTTTATTTTTATATAGCTTCAGATAAATTTACTGTATTCATCTTTTTATATTCCTTTAAAATTAAATATACTAATATAATAAATACTATTCCATCTATTAATGGACTTACAAACCATACAGCACTAATTCCTACTATAGAAGGAAATACTATAATTGCTGGCACAAACAATATGACCTGTCTTAACAAAACCAAAAGGCCAGCATTTTTAGCACTACCTATTGATTGAAAAAATGTTACTCCCATAATAAAAGTTCCTAGTGCTGGGAAGAAGCTGTACATTATTCTAAAATTAGTAATTCCTTCGTTAACTATCTCCACATCTGTTATCATTAGTGATAACACCTTTTGAGGAAACAGTTCAATAGGTATCCAAAATATACAAGCAAGAATAGTAGCTCCTAGTACAAATGTGTTCATGCATTTTTTTACTCTTGGAAATAATTTTGCTCCATAATTTGTTCCAACTACTGGCTGTAATCCTTGGCTCATTCCCCAAAGAGGGATAAAAGATAGGGCTTGAATTCTTAATGTTGCTCCCATTAATATTAATTGATTATTACCACCATACTTTGCTGCCATTCTATACATTAATGTCTGTTGTATCATACTCATAAGTTGCATCATCATAGCAGGTAATCCTACTGAAAATATCTCTGGAAGAAGTGTTTTTTCAATTTGTATTTTATGAAATCTAACATTTTTACTTTTTCTTATAAAGTAAACCATTGTAATAACAGCTTGTATAACTTGAGATATTATAGTAGCTGTTGCTGCACCTTCAATTCCATATTCTCCAAAAGCTGTTATTAAAATAGGGTCTAATATTATGTTTAAAACAGCTCCTATTGTCATAAAAAGCATAGCTTTCTTCATAATTCCTTCTCCACGCATTACCATATTTGCACTTTGAGCAAAATTAACAAAAATTGACCCTATGAAAATAATACGAAGATATCTTACAGCTAACTCTAAAATTTCTCCTTCGGCCCCAGTTAAAAGTAAAAGTTCTTTTGCAAATACAATTCCTACAACCATGATAATGGTGGAAAATATCAATACTAAGCATAATAAGTTCCCCATAATTTTACTTACTGTTTCTTGATCATTTTTCCCTATGGCTCTTGATAAAATAGATGAAGACCCAATTCCTATCAAAGTAGCTATAGCACTATTTAAAAATGTAATTGGATATGCAACTGCTACAGCACCCATAGCATTCTTTCCTATTAATTGTCCAGCAAAAACCCCATCCATAAATGAATATAAACCTATTACTACCATTCCTATAATTGCTGGAATGCATAATTTAAACATCAACTCTTTAGGTTCTTTGTGAAGCAATTCCTCTTTATTCTTATTCATAAATGTACCTCTCCTTTAATTAAACATATAAAAAATTGCTGATATATATAATTTTATTTATCTCTTACTTATATATGTCTTAATACAATACTAAATGATTATTGTTATCAATATCTCCTCCAAAAAATAAAAATGCTCCAAAAATTAAATTTGGAACATTTCATTTCATAATGTATATTTAAGAAATCTTAATTATATCCTTTTCATAAAAAAAACTACTAACCTATCTATTCACTACTATCTATTTACTATATTAATTCTAAAAGGAATATAGTTCAAATACATCTTATGTCACTATTAAAGTCATACATTTATTATATTAATTCCAAAACTCCTTTAAAGCCGTTTCTAACTCTCTCTTATTCTTTACACTAATATTAGGATACCAGTGTTTAGGAAATAGCTTCTTATAGGAATAACTATTAAATCGTTCATCAATAAGTAATATTATTCCTTTATCTATCTCTGTTCTTATTACCCTACCAGCAGCCTGCATAACTTTAGTCATCCCTGGATAAATATATGAGTACTGGAAGCCAGACTGTAATTTATCATCATAATAATTCTTTATTAGATTTCTTTCCACACATATTTGTGGTAATCCTACTCCTATTATTATAGCTCCTATCATTTTATCTCCTGTTAAATCAATTCCTTCTGAAAAAATACCCCCTAATACACAAAAGCCTATTACATTTTCTGTTCCTTTTTCAAATTTATTTATAAATTCTTCTCTTTCTTCATCACTCATAGAAGAATTTTGAACTATAATATTTTCTTCTAGATATTTTTCTTTATATAATGAAAAAACTTCTTTCATATATTTATAAGATGGGAAAAAAACCATATAGTTTCCTTTTTTTATTTTGCAGGCCATATTTATATAATCACATATATTCTCATAGCTTTTGCATCTATTTTTGTATTTTGTTGAAACATTGTAACCTATTAAAATCTTATGGTTTTCTATTGGAAAAGGGGAATTTAATTTTAAAACATAATCTTCATCCCCTCCTCCTAAAACTTCCCTAAAATATTTTATAGGAGATAATGTTCCTGAAAAAAATATGCTTGCCTTTGATTTTTTTAAAGTTTCATTTAATAAACTTGAAGTATCTATAGCAAAAATTTTAATTATAAAATCCCCATTATATTCTTCTCCATAGGTTATATAATTGTCTCCATATAATTCACATATCTTTAAAAAATATAAAG contains:
- a CDS encoding N(5)-(carboxyethyl)ornithine synthase, with protein sequence MKLGFLIPNHPNEKRVALLPEHVKDFNNELVVETGFGETLGISDEEYVKVGCTIASREDIFKICEGVFSLKVLKPQDYQHIREGQIIVGWTHPEGSGKTFMEEQGIPKNLIIVDLDNIHPSIYYKNYVIPMDWIPSNFVRKNSYIAGYASTMHAVMNYGSIPTSETKVAILGSGNVSQGAFSAISKFNPDIRMFYRKTMNQLKDELEEFDIIINGIEMDNPNKHILTLEDQMKLKKNCLIIDAAANLGKAIEGARHTTASDPIYNKDGKYYYAVNNSPSIFYRQSSKAISEAFSKYVYSKELEFYLDVVAEAEEMIV
- a CDS encoding TrkA C-terminal domain-containing protein translates to MKNSTGPLYKNIALDIANRIVRGKLKSDEKISGRSTLASMYNVSPETIRRAVALLEDMSVVKSTKGSGIEILSISAAEKFIERNKSNVYLATVKENIEDILLRKKRLDEELQENFNKILDLMDRFENISPFTLIEVAVEENCKFIGKKVNEVKFWQQTGTTMVAYRRGKEIIISPGPNYIFTEGDIIVVIGTHNVYKKVYNFLYEK
- a CDS encoding MATE family efflux transporter, with protein sequence MNKNKEELLHKEPKELMFKLCIPAIIGMVVIGLYSFMDGVFAGQLIGKNAMGAVAVAYPITFLNSAIATLIGIGSSSILSRAIGKNDQETVSKIMGNLLCLVLIFSTIIMVVGIVFAKELLLLTGAEGEILELAVRYLRIIFIGSIFVNFAQSANMVMRGEGIMKKAMLFMTIGAVLNIILDPILITAFGEYGIEGAATATIISQVIQAVITMVYFIRKSKNVRFHKIQIEKTLLPEIFSVGLPAMMMQLMSMIQQTLMYRMAAKYGGNNQLILMGATLRIQALSFIPLWGMSQGLQPVVGTNYGAKLFPRVKKCMNTFVLGATILACIFWIPIELFPQKVLSLMITDVEIVNEGITNFRIMYSFFPALGTFIMGVTFFQSIGSAKNAGLLVLLRQVILFVPAIIVFPSIVGISAVWFVSPLIDGIVFIILVYLILKEYKKMNTVNLSEAI